GATGAATAACTCGACAAGGGCCTGCCTGAATAACTGTTACTGGAACTATTTCACCATTTTCGCTAAAAACCTGAGTCATTCCGAGCTTCTTTCCAATTAATCCTATCATTTCAAGCTCCTTTACGCCTTGATCTCTACATGCACTCCAGCAGGCAAACTAAGTTTTTTGAGAGCACCTGTTGTTTGCGGAGTAGGGTTAACGATGTCGATAAGACGTTTATGGACTTTCATTTCAAACTGTTCTTGAGATTTCTTGTTCACATGGGGAGATTTGATAACAGTGTAAACTGATCTATCTGTGGGCAGTGGGATCGGTCCAACTATTTTTGCGCCAGTATTTTTTGTATTCTTCACGATCTCTGCAACAGATTTATCAAGTAAACGAAAGTCGTAGGCTTTCAGTTTAATTCTAATTATATTATCACCTTTTTTCACTATTTC
This region of Candidatus Cloacimonadota bacterium genomic DNA includes:
- the rpsJ gene encoding 30S ribosomal protein S10 — translated: MQSAKVEELSVPALLAISKNKPEEIVKKGDNIIRIKLKAYDFRLLDKSVAEIVKNTKNTGAKIVGPIPLPTDRSVYTVIKSPHVNKKSQEQFEMKVHKRLIDIVNPTPQTTGALKKLSLPAGVHVEIKA